One stretch of Chiroxiphia lanceolata isolate bChiLan1 chromosome 1, bChiLan1.pri, whole genome shotgun sequence DNA includes these proteins:
- the CREM gene encoding cAMP-responsive element modulator isoform X2, whose amino-acid sequence MTKCAKRYRKGPVRQMTMEMVEQDDNAVDSMTEGNASHLQNQSGRSQISSGSEVSVAASSAGRGSPAVTLVQLPSGQTVHVQGVIQATQPSVIQSPHMQAVQVASIADEAAVSEVIIDSQKRREILSRRPSYRKILNELSSDAPAVAKIEEEEKSEDEGTPSGISAMAMPTSLYHTNTGQYLTISQGGTIQTVTNSGAPQPGATIVQYAGQSSDGTQQFFVPGSQVVVQAATGDMPAYQIRTPTTTLPQGVVMAASPGTLHSPQQMAEEATRKRELRLLKNREAAKECRRRKKEYIKCLESRVAVLEVQNKKLIQELETLKDICSSKTD is encoded by the exons ATGACTAAGTGTGCCAAGAGATATCGAAAAGGACCTGTCAG ACAGATGACCATGGAAATGGTTGAACAGGATGACAATGCAGTGGATTCTATGACAGAGGGAAATGCTAGTCACCTTCAGAATCAGTCAGGCCGAAGTCAGATTTCCTCAGGATCTGAG GTTTCTGTAGCTGCTTCAAGTGCTGGAAGAGGATCTCCAGCTGTAACTCTAGTGCAGTTGCCTTCTGGTCAAACTGTTCATGTCCAGGGTGTCATTCAAGCCACACAGCCCTCAGTCATTCAGTCACCACACATGCAAGCTGTTCAG GTAGCATCGATTGCAGATGAAGCTGCAGTATCAGAAGTGATTATTGATTCCCAAAAACGTAGGGAAATACTTTCAAGAAGGCCTTCATACCG aaaaattttgAATGAACTTTCATCAGATGCTCCTGCAGTAGCAAAGAttgaagaagaagagaagtCAGAAGATGAAGGAACTCCTTCTGGTATTTCTGCCATGGCCATGCCAACCAGCCTGTATCATACTAACACAGGGCAATACC ttACTATATCTCAAGGTGGTACAATCCAGACAGTGACAAATTCAGGAGCTCCTCAGCCAGGTGCTACCATTGTGCAATATGCAGGACAGTCATCTGATGGCACACAACAGTTTTTTGTTCCTGGAAGCCAAGTTGTTGTTCAAG CTGCCACTGGAGACATGCCAGCTTACCAGATTCGAACTCCCACTACCACCTTACCTCAGGGAGTGGTCATGGCAGCCTCACCAGGGACTTTGCATAGTCCTCAGCAAATGGCAGAAGAGGCAACACGCAAGAGAGAGCTGAGACTTTTGAAAAATAG GGAAGCTGCTAAAGAATGTCGACGTCGGAAGAAAGAATACATAAAATGTCTGGAGAGTCGTGTTGCAGTGCTAGAAGTTCAGAACAAGAAACTTATACAGGAGCTTGAAACCCTAAAAGACATTTGCTCTTCCAAAACAgattag
- the CREM gene encoding cAMP-responsive element modulator isoform X4 — protein sequence MTKCAKRYRKGPVRQMTMEMVEQDDNAVDSMTEGNASHLQNQSGRSQISSGSEVSVAASSAGRGSPAVTLVQLPSGQTVHVQGVIQATQPSVIQSPHMQAVQVASIADEAAVSEVIIDSQKRREILSRRPSYRKILNELSSDAPAVAKIEEEEKSEDEGTPSVTISQGGTIQTVTNSGAPQPGATIVQYAGQSSDGTQQFFVPGSQVVVQAATGDMPAYQIRTPTTTLPQGVVMAASPGTLHSPQQMAEEATRKRELRLLKNREAARECRRKKKEYVKCLENRVAVLENQNKTLIEELKALKDLYCHKAE from the exons ATGACTAAGTGTGCCAAGAGATATCGAAAAGGACCTGTCAG ACAGATGACCATGGAAATGGTTGAACAGGATGACAATGCAGTGGATTCTATGACAGAGGGAAATGCTAGTCACCTTCAGAATCAGTCAGGCCGAAGTCAGATTTCCTCAGGATCTGAG GTTTCTGTAGCTGCTTCAAGTGCTGGAAGAGGATCTCCAGCTGTAACTCTAGTGCAGTTGCCTTCTGGTCAAACTGTTCATGTCCAGGGTGTCATTCAAGCCACACAGCCCTCAGTCATTCAGTCACCACACATGCAAGCTGTTCAG GTAGCATCGATTGCAGATGAAGCTGCAGTATCAGAAGTGATTATTGATTCCCAAAAACGTAGGGAAATACTTTCAAGAAGGCCTTCATACCG aaaaattttgAATGAACTTTCATCAGATGCTCCTGCAGTAGCAAAGAttgaagaagaagagaagtCAGAAGATGAAGGAACTCCTTCTG ttACTATATCTCAAGGTGGTACAATCCAGACAGTGACAAATTCAGGAGCTCCTCAGCCAGGTGCTACCATTGTGCAATATGCAGGACAGTCATCTGATGGCACACAACAGTTTTTTGTTCCTGGAAGCCAAGTTGTTGTTCAAG CTGCCACTGGAGACATGCCAGCTTACCAGATTCGAACTCCCACTACCACCTTACCTCAGGGAGTGGTCATGGCAGCCTCACCAGGGACTTTGCATAGTCCTCAGCAAATGGCAGAAGAGGCAACACGCAAGAGAGAGCTGAGACTTTTGAAAAATAG GGAAGCTGCCAGAGAATGTcgcagaaagaagaaagaatatgTCAAATGTCTTGAAAATCGTGTGGCTGTGcttgaaaaccaaaacaagacTCTCATTGAGGAACTCAAGGCCCTCAAAGATCTTTATTGTCATAAAGCAGAATAA
- the CREM gene encoding cAMP-responsive element modulator isoform X1 gives MTKCAKRYRKGPVRQMTMEMVEQDDNAVDSMTEGNASHLQNQSGRSQISSGSEVSVAASSAGRGSPAVTLVQLPSGQTVHVQGVIQATQPSVIQSPHMQAVQVASIADEAAVSEVIIDSQKRREILSRRPSYRKILNELSSDAPAVAKIEEEEKSEDEGTPSGISAMAMPTSLYHTNTGQYLTISQGGTIQTVTNSGAPQPGATIVQYAGQSSDGTQQFFVPGSQVVVQAATGDMPAYQIRTPTTTLPQGVVMAASPGTLHSPQQMAEEATRKRELRLLKNREAARECRRKKKEYVKCLENRVAVLENQNKTLIEELKALKDLYCHKAE, from the exons ATGACTAAGTGTGCCAAGAGATATCGAAAAGGACCTGTCAG ACAGATGACCATGGAAATGGTTGAACAGGATGACAATGCAGTGGATTCTATGACAGAGGGAAATGCTAGTCACCTTCAGAATCAGTCAGGCCGAAGTCAGATTTCCTCAGGATCTGAG GTTTCTGTAGCTGCTTCAAGTGCTGGAAGAGGATCTCCAGCTGTAACTCTAGTGCAGTTGCCTTCTGGTCAAACTGTTCATGTCCAGGGTGTCATTCAAGCCACACAGCCCTCAGTCATTCAGTCACCACACATGCAAGCTGTTCAG GTAGCATCGATTGCAGATGAAGCTGCAGTATCAGAAGTGATTATTGATTCCCAAAAACGTAGGGAAATACTTTCAAGAAGGCCTTCATACCG aaaaattttgAATGAACTTTCATCAGATGCTCCTGCAGTAGCAAAGAttgaagaagaagagaagtCAGAAGATGAAGGAACTCCTTCTGGTATTTCTGCCATGGCCATGCCAACCAGCCTGTATCATACTAACACAGGGCAATACC ttACTATATCTCAAGGTGGTACAATCCAGACAGTGACAAATTCAGGAGCTCCTCAGCCAGGTGCTACCATTGTGCAATATGCAGGACAGTCATCTGATGGCACACAACAGTTTTTTGTTCCTGGAAGCCAAGTTGTTGTTCAAG CTGCCACTGGAGACATGCCAGCTTACCAGATTCGAACTCCCACTACCACCTTACCTCAGGGAGTGGTCATGGCAGCCTCACCAGGGACTTTGCATAGTCCTCAGCAAATGGCAGAAGAGGCAACACGCAAGAGAGAGCTGAGACTTTTGAAAAATAG GGAAGCTGCCAGAGAATGTcgcagaaagaagaaagaatatgTCAAATGTCTTGAAAATCGTGTGGCTGTGcttgaaaaccaaaacaagacTCTCATTGAGGAACTCAAGGCCCTCAAAGATCTTTATTGTCATAAAGCAGAATAA
- the CREM gene encoding cAMP-responsive element modulator isoform X6, translating to MTKCAKRYRKGPVRQMTMEMVEQDDNAVDSMTEGNASHLQNQSGRSQISSGSEVASIADEAAVSEVIIDSQKRREILSRRPSYRKILNELSSDAPAVAKIEEEEKSEDEGTPSGISAMAMPTSLYHTNTGQYLTISQGGTIQTVTNSGAPQPGATIVQYAGQSSDGTQQFFVPGSQVVVQAATGDMPAYQIRTPTTTLPQGVVMAASPGTLHSPQQMAEEATRKRELRLLKNREAAKECRRRKKEYIKCLESRVAVLEVQNKKLIQELETLKDICSSKTD from the exons ATGACTAAGTGTGCCAAGAGATATCGAAAAGGACCTGTCAG ACAGATGACCATGGAAATGGTTGAACAGGATGACAATGCAGTGGATTCTATGACAGAGGGAAATGCTAGTCACCTTCAGAATCAGTCAGGCCGAAGTCAGATTTCCTCAGGATCTGAG GTAGCATCGATTGCAGATGAAGCTGCAGTATCAGAAGTGATTATTGATTCCCAAAAACGTAGGGAAATACTTTCAAGAAGGCCTTCATACCG aaaaattttgAATGAACTTTCATCAGATGCTCCTGCAGTAGCAAAGAttgaagaagaagagaagtCAGAAGATGAAGGAACTCCTTCTGGTATTTCTGCCATGGCCATGCCAACCAGCCTGTATCATACTAACACAGGGCAATACC ttACTATATCTCAAGGTGGTACAATCCAGACAGTGACAAATTCAGGAGCTCCTCAGCCAGGTGCTACCATTGTGCAATATGCAGGACAGTCATCTGATGGCACACAACAGTTTTTTGTTCCTGGAAGCCAAGTTGTTGTTCAAG CTGCCACTGGAGACATGCCAGCTTACCAGATTCGAACTCCCACTACCACCTTACCTCAGGGAGTGGTCATGGCAGCCTCACCAGGGACTTTGCATAGTCCTCAGCAAATGGCAGAAGAGGCAACACGCAAGAGAGAGCTGAGACTTTTGAAAAATAG GGAAGCTGCTAAAGAATGTCGACGTCGGAAGAAAGAATACATAAAATGTCTGGAGAGTCGTGTTGCAGTGCTAGAAGTTCAGAACAAGAAACTTATACAGGAGCTTGAAACCCTAAAAGACATTTGCTCTTCCAAAACAgattag
- the CREM gene encoding cAMP-responsive element modulator isoform X5 yields the protein MTKCAKRYRKGPVRQMTMEMVEQDDNAVDSMTEGNASHLQNQSGRSQISSGSEVASIADEAAVSEVIIDSQKRREILSRRPSYRKILNELSSDAPAVAKIEEEEKSEDEGTPSGISAMAMPTSLYHTNTGQYLTISQGGTIQTVTNSGAPQPGATIVQYAGQSSDGTQQFFVPGSQVVVQAATGDMPAYQIRTPTTTLPQGVVMAASPGTLHSPQQMAEEATRKRELRLLKNREAARECRRKKKEYVKCLENRVAVLENQNKTLIEELKALKDLYCHKAE from the exons ATGACTAAGTGTGCCAAGAGATATCGAAAAGGACCTGTCAG ACAGATGACCATGGAAATGGTTGAACAGGATGACAATGCAGTGGATTCTATGACAGAGGGAAATGCTAGTCACCTTCAGAATCAGTCAGGCCGAAGTCAGATTTCCTCAGGATCTGAG GTAGCATCGATTGCAGATGAAGCTGCAGTATCAGAAGTGATTATTGATTCCCAAAAACGTAGGGAAATACTTTCAAGAAGGCCTTCATACCG aaaaattttgAATGAACTTTCATCAGATGCTCCTGCAGTAGCAAAGAttgaagaagaagagaagtCAGAAGATGAAGGAACTCCTTCTGGTATTTCTGCCATGGCCATGCCAACCAGCCTGTATCATACTAACACAGGGCAATACC ttACTATATCTCAAGGTGGTACAATCCAGACAGTGACAAATTCAGGAGCTCCTCAGCCAGGTGCTACCATTGTGCAATATGCAGGACAGTCATCTGATGGCACACAACAGTTTTTTGTTCCTGGAAGCCAAGTTGTTGTTCAAG CTGCCACTGGAGACATGCCAGCTTACCAGATTCGAACTCCCACTACCACCTTACCTCAGGGAGTGGTCATGGCAGCCTCACCAGGGACTTTGCATAGTCCTCAGCAAATGGCAGAAGAGGCAACACGCAAGAGAGAGCTGAGACTTTTGAAAAATAG GGAAGCTGCCAGAGAATGTcgcagaaagaagaaagaatatgTCAAATGTCTTGAAAATCGTGTGGCTGTGcttgaaaaccaaaacaagacTCTCATTGAGGAACTCAAGGCCCTCAAAGATCTTTATTGTCATAAAGCAGAATAA
- the CREM gene encoding cAMP-responsive element modulator isoform X3 — protein sequence MTMEMVEQDDNAVDSMTEGNASHLQNQSGRSQISSGSEVSVAASSAGRGSPAVTLVQLPSGQTVHVQGVIQATQPSVIQSPHMQAVQVASIADEAAVSEVIIDSQKRREILSRRPSYRKILNELSSDAPAVAKIEEEEKSEDEGTPSGISAMAMPTSLYHTNTGQYLTISQGGTIQTVTNSGAPQPGATIVQYAGQSSDGTQQFFVPGSQVVVQAATGDMPAYQIRTPTTTLPQGVVMAASPGTLHSPQQMAEEATRKRELRLLKNREAARECRRKKKEYVKCLENRVAVLENQNKTLIEELKALKDLYCHKAE from the exons ATGACCATGGAAATGGTTGAACAGGATGACAATGCAGTGGATTCTATGACAGAGGGAAATGCTAGTCACCTTCAGAATCAGTCAGGCCGAAGTCAGATTTCCTCAGGATCTGAG GTTTCTGTAGCTGCTTCAAGTGCTGGAAGAGGATCTCCAGCTGTAACTCTAGTGCAGTTGCCTTCTGGTCAAACTGTTCATGTCCAGGGTGTCATTCAAGCCACACAGCCCTCAGTCATTCAGTCACCACACATGCAAGCTGTTCAG GTAGCATCGATTGCAGATGAAGCTGCAGTATCAGAAGTGATTATTGATTCCCAAAAACGTAGGGAAATACTTTCAAGAAGGCCTTCATACCG aaaaattttgAATGAACTTTCATCAGATGCTCCTGCAGTAGCAAAGAttgaagaagaagagaagtCAGAAGATGAAGGAACTCCTTCTGGTATTTCTGCCATGGCCATGCCAACCAGCCTGTATCATACTAACACAGGGCAATACC ttACTATATCTCAAGGTGGTACAATCCAGACAGTGACAAATTCAGGAGCTCCTCAGCCAGGTGCTACCATTGTGCAATATGCAGGACAGTCATCTGATGGCACACAACAGTTTTTTGTTCCTGGAAGCCAAGTTGTTGTTCAAG CTGCCACTGGAGACATGCCAGCTTACCAGATTCGAACTCCCACTACCACCTTACCTCAGGGAGTGGTCATGGCAGCCTCACCAGGGACTTTGCATAGTCCTCAGCAAATGGCAGAAGAGGCAACACGCAAGAGAGAGCTGAGACTTTTGAAAAATAG GGAAGCTGCCAGAGAATGTcgcagaaagaagaaagaatatgTCAAATGTCTTGAAAATCGTGTGGCTGTGcttgaaaaccaaaacaagacTCTCATTGAGGAACTCAAGGCCCTCAAAGATCTTTATTGTCATAAAGCAGAATAA
- the CREM gene encoding cAMP-responsive element modulator isoform X7, whose amino-acid sequence MTMEMVEQDDNAVDSMTEGNASHLQNQSGRSQISSGSEVASIADEAAVSEVIIDSQKRREILSRRPSYRKILNELSSDAPAVAKIEEEEKSEDEGTPSGISAMAMPTSLYHTNTGQYLTISQGGTIQTVTNSGAPQPGATIVQYAGQSSDGTQQFFVPGSQVVVQAATGDMPAYQIRTPTTTLPQGVVMAASPGTLHSPQQMAEEATRKRELRLLKNREAAKECRRRKKEYIKCLESRVAVLEVQNKKLIQELETLKDICSSKTD is encoded by the exons ATGACCATGGAAATGGTTGAACAGGATGACAATGCAGTGGATTCTATGACAGAGGGAAATGCTAGTCACCTTCAGAATCAGTCAGGCCGAAGTCAGATTTCCTCAGGATCTGAG GTAGCATCGATTGCAGATGAAGCTGCAGTATCAGAAGTGATTATTGATTCCCAAAAACGTAGGGAAATACTTTCAAGAAGGCCTTCATACCG aaaaattttgAATGAACTTTCATCAGATGCTCCTGCAGTAGCAAAGAttgaagaagaagagaagtCAGAAGATGAAGGAACTCCTTCTGGTATTTCTGCCATGGCCATGCCAACCAGCCTGTATCATACTAACACAGGGCAATACC ttACTATATCTCAAGGTGGTACAATCCAGACAGTGACAAATTCAGGAGCTCCTCAGCCAGGTGCTACCATTGTGCAATATGCAGGACAGTCATCTGATGGCACACAACAGTTTTTTGTTCCTGGAAGCCAAGTTGTTGTTCAAG CTGCCACTGGAGACATGCCAGCTTACCAGATTCGAACTCCCACTACCACCTTACCTCAGGGAGTGGTCATGGCAGCCTCACCAGGGACTTTGCATAGTCCTCAGCAAATGGCAGAAGAGGCAACACGCAAGAGAGAGCTGAGACTTTTGAAAAATAG GGAAGCTGCTAAAGAATGTCGACGTCGGAAGAAAGAATACATAAAATGTCTGGAGAGTCGTGTTGCAGTGCTAGAAGTTCAGAACAAGAAACTTATACAGGAGCTTGAAACCCTAAAAGACATTTGCTCTTCCAAAACAgattag
- the CREM gene encoding cAMP-responsive element modulator isoform X9, with translation MSVLLLVILHMLASLEQFMLGSGRGAGELCVQELIMAVTGDETAATGDMPAYQIRTPTTTLPQGVVMAASPGTLHSPQQMAEEATRKRELRLLKNREAAKECRRRKKEYIKCLESRVAVLEVQNKKLIQELETLKDICSSKTD, from the exons ATGTCAGTGCTCTTGCTTGTAATCCTGCACATGCTTGCTAGTTTGGAACAGTTCATGCTGGGCTCTGGTAGAGGAGCAGGAGAATTGTGTGTGCAGGAGCTGATCATGGCTGTAACAGGAGATGAAACAG CTGCCACTGGAGACATGCCAGCTTACCAGATTCGAACTCCCACTACCACCTTACCTCAGGGAGTGGTCATGGCAGCCTCACCAGGGACTTTGCATAGTCCTCAGCAAATGGCAGAAGAGGCAACACGCAAGAGAGAGCTGAGACTTTTGAAAAATAG GGAAGCTGCTAAAGAATGTCGACGTCGGAAGAAAGAATACATAAAATGTCTGGAGAGTCGTGTTGCAGTGCTAGAAGTTCAGAACAAGAAACTTATACAGGAGCTTGAAACCCTAAAAGACATTTGCTCTTCCAAAACAgattag
- the CREM gene encoding cAMP-responsive element modulator isoform X8, which produces MSVLLLVILHMLASLEQFMLGSGRGAGELCVQELIMAVTGDETAATGDMPAYQIRTPTTTLPQGVVMAASPGTLHSPQQMAEEATRKRELRLLKNREAARECRRKKKEYVKCLENRVAVLENQNKTLIEELKALKDLYCHKAE; this is translated from the exons ATGTCAGTGCTCTTGCTTGTAATCCTGCACATGCTTGCTAGTTTGGAACAGTTCATGCTGGGCTCTGGTAGAGGAGCAGGAGAATTGTGTGTGCAGGAGCTGATCATGGCTGTAACAGGAGATGAAACAG CTGCCACTGGAGACATGCCAGCTTACCAGATTCGAACTCCCACTACCACCTTACCTCAGGGAGTGGTCATGGCAGCCTCACCAGGGACTTTGCATAGTCCTCAGCAAATGGCAGAAGAGGCAACACGCAAGAGAGAGCTGAGACTTTTGAAAAATAG GGAAGCTGCCAGAGAATGTcgcagaaagaagaaagaatatgTCAAATGTCTTGAAAATCGTGTGGCTGTGcttgaaaaccaaaacaagacTCTCATTGAGGAACTCAAGGCCCTCAAAGATCTTTATTGTCATAAAGCAGAATAA